The Sphingobacteriales bacterium genome segment TTTTCTTCCTTGAGCTGCATGAAAGCTTTGGGATGAAGGCATGCCGGGCAGTTTTCCAGCGCCTTTGCCGATTCGTAAACGTAACCGCAGTTAAGGCATTTCCACCATACCTTGCCATCTTTTACGAAAACCTTGTCTTCCGAGAGGTTTTGCAACAATTTCAAGTAGCGTTTTTCATGCTCTGCTTCGACTTTTGCTATCATCTTAAAAGCAGTAGCCACCTCCGGAAAGCCTTCTTCTCTTGCTATCTCCGAAAAAGCCGGATAAAGGCTTGTCCATTCTTCATTTTCACCCTCTGCAGCAGCTTTCAGGTTTTCCATGGTGGTGCCAATAATACCAGCCGGATAAACAGCAGTGATTTCTACCATCCCTCCTTCCAGAAACTTAAAAAAGCGTTTGGCGTGCTCTTTCTCCTGAAGAGAAGTTTCCATAAAGATATTTGCTATTTGCTCGTAACCTTCCTTTCTGGCTACACCGGCAAAAAATTCATACCGGTTTCTTGCCTGAGATTCCCCGGCAAATGCTTTTAACAGGTTTTGTTCTGTCTGT includes the following:
- a CDS encoding rubrerythrin family protein, translating into MNKSIKGTQTEQNLLKAFAGESQARNRYEFFAGVARKEGYEQIANIFMETSLQEKEHAKRFFKFLEGGMVEITAVYPAGIIGTTMENLKAAAEGENEEWTSLYPAFSEIAREEGFPEVATAFKMIAKVEAEHEKRYLKLLQNLSEDKVFVKDGKVWWKCLNCGYVYESAKALENCPACLHPKAFMQLKEENY